The following coding sequences lie in one Mycoplasma tauri genomic window:
- the whiA gene encoding DNA-binding protein WhiA encodes MNFTKQIKQEILSKRRNNEDALEFLRGFIYAKGIISDNTINLRIHDKITKNTILKVIDKIGITVINNKSIIKIKKESIDLEEKFLYPSSFFQGTFVGGGSISNLSLSSYHLQISSNYEKFINIMLNKLNEYNFNFIKIKHNSKILIYIKKHEKISDFLKAISVTTSFFNFIDNTISRDFHNSHNRLKNIDASNIEKTIKANKHNLENINYIKENNLLSFFTIKQLDLFNLMLENSNESLSALAFLYNQKNLSNISKSGIHHWLKKLDTIVNNHKVAKQ; translated from the coding sequence ATGAATTTTACTAAACAAATTAAACAAGAAATTCTTTCTAAAAGAAGAAATAATGAAGACGCACTTGAATTTCTAAGAGGTTTTATTTATGCAAAAGGAATAATTTCTGATAATACAATTAATTTAAGAATCCACGACAAAATTACTAAAAACACTATTTTAAAGGTAATTGATAAAATTGGAATAACAGTAATTAATAATAAATCTATAATTAAAATTAAAAAAGAGTCAATAGATTTAGAAGAAAAATTTTTATACCCTTCGTCATTTTTTCAAGGAACATTTGTTGGTGGCGGATCAATTAGTAATCTTTCACTTTCATCATATCATCTTCAAATTAGCTCAAATTATGAAAAATTTATTAATATAATGCTTAATAAATTGAACGAATATAATTTTAATTTCATAAAAATTAAACACAACAGCAAAATACTAATTTACATTAAAAAACATGAAAAAATAAGTGATTTTTTAAAAGCGATTAGTGTTACAACATCATTTTTTAACTTTATAGACAATACAATAAGTAGAGATTTTCACAATAGTCACAATAGATTAAAAAATATTGATGCTTCAAACATAGAAAAAACAATCAAAGCCAACAAGCATAATTTAGAAAATATTAACTATATTAAAGAGAACAATCTTTTATCATTTTTTACTATAAAACAGCTTGATTTGTTTAATTTAATGCTTGAAAATAGCAATGAAAGTTTAAGCGCATTAGCTTTTCTATATAATCAAAAGAACTTATCAAATATTTCAAAAAGTGGAATACATCACTGATTAAAAAAATTAGACACAATAGTGAACAATCATAAAGTAGCTAAACAATAG
- the holA gene encoding DNA polymerase III subunit delta, with protein sequence MIFIYGDEEFLIENEIEKIKNKNGDKNFEIFRFSDGASIDEFTHVISSSDIFNRARLFLVYDFPFFELKKLSKEDEFYSYEIIKALKIQSNDTYVFINKEISDKNKISANSFTKFIFEDKGHSTKMIEAKSISKKDIFVIIKSLASKYKVNMDDNAINALIDKTPNDLLIIEQEIKKLSMQGKIIDSEIIFESVSEYYNNEDQFGFVNSLESNDLALIWTKYNEKMIEGAEISLLIGQISQVFILAHQIYAYKITNEGLDKLAKELNINNYRIKKISSFLNKIGIIKIKKMIKSLSSLDQEIKNGKVNDKIGFERFLIKYFK encoded by the coding sequence ATGATTTTTATTTATGGAGATGAAGAGTTTCTAATAGAAAATGAAATTGAAAAAATTAAAAACAAAAATGGTGACAAAAATTTTGAAATTTTCAGATTTTCTGATGGAGCTTCAATTGATGAATTTACCCATGTAATAAGCTCTAGTGATATATTTAATAGAGCAAGGTTATTTTTAGTTTACGATTTTCCATTTTTTGAACTAAAAAAACTATCAAAGGAAGATGAATTTTATTCATATGAAATAATTAAAGCTCTTAAAATACAAAGCAATGATACTTATGTCTTTATAAACAAAGAAATATCAGACAAAAATAAAATAAGTGCAAATAGCTTCACAAAATTTATTTTTGAAGACAAAGGGCATAGTACAAAGATGATTGAAGCAAAAAGCATAAGCAAAAAGGATATTTTTGTGATTATAAAATCTCTTGCAAGCAAATATAAAGTTAATATGGATGATAATGCAATAAATGCTTTAATCGATAAAACTCCTAATGATTTATTAATAATAGAACAAGAAATTAAAAAACTATCCATGCAAGGGAAGATCATAGATAGCGAAATCATTTTTGAAAGTGTTAGTGAATATTATAATAATGAAGATCAATTTGGATTTGTAAATTCACTTGAATCTAATGACTTAGCTTTGATTTGAACAAAATATAATGAAAAAATGATTGAGGGAGCAGAAATATCGCTTTTAATCGGTCAAATTAGTCAAGTTTTTATACTTGCTCATCAAATTTATGCATACAAAATAACTAATGAAGGTCTAGACAAGCTAGCTAAAGAGTTAAATATAAATAATTATAGAATAAAGAAAATTTCTTCATTTTTAAACAAAATAGGAATAATAAAAATTAAGAAAATGATTAAGTCTTTATCGTCGCTAGACCAAGAAATAAAAAACGGCAAAGTAAATGACAAAATCGGATTTGAAAGATTTTTAATTAAATATTTCAAGTAG
- a CDS encoding phosphopentomutase has product MAKFKRVFMIVTDGLGIGPDKDQKRFGDAGANTIYSASLSSMFFIDTWKKLGIGNVAQLEGNYHVKSPLAYVSRIQEVSNAKDTLAGHWEMMGIKTDVPFPTFTETGFPDDLIAELEKAFDGRKIVCNRAGSGTEVIDEYAEEQKQNGSLIVYTSNDSVLQIAAHEEWIGLENLYRYGKEARRICSSKPEWNVGRIIVRPFVGDEKGKFTRTFNRHDYANQPEPMILNKLQDAGVEVIGIGKINDIFVGQGISRSIHSDGDADGMDKAIELAQEDSENKFVFVNLVQFDSHFGHRRNVDGFASNIATLDAKLGKLIQVMKEDDLLIMTSDHGNDPAYPGFNHTRELLPLTIYSKSFKDPRVLNDVKGLGTSGNIVARNWGVQTVELTGEDIFDKLI; this is encoded by the coding sequence ATGGCAAAATTTAAAAGAGTTTTTATGATTGTAACTGATGGCCTTGGAATTGGACCTGATAAAGACCAAAAAAGATTCGGCGACGCAGGTGCAAACACAATTTATTCAGCATCATTAAGCTCAATGTTTTTCATTGATACATGAAAAAAACTTGGTATTGGTAATGTTGCTCAATTGGAAGGAAATTACCATGTTAAAAGCCCTCTTGCATATGTTTCAAGAATACAAGAAGTATCAAATGCAAAAGACACATTAGCAGGGCACTGAGAAATGATGGGTATTAAAACTGACGTTCCATTTCCAACATTCACTGAAACGGGCTTTCCAGATGATTTAATTGCTGAATTAGAAAAAGCATTTGATGGCAGAAAAATTGTATGTAATAGAGCAGGCTCTGGTACTGAAGTTATTGATGAATATGCTGAAGAACAAAAACAAAATGGATCATTAATAGTTTATACTTCAAATGACTCAGTACTTCAAATTGCGGCTCATGAAGAGTGAATAGGTTTAGAAAATTTATATAGATATGGTAAAGAGGCTAGAAGAATTTGCTCATCAAAACCTGAATGAAATGTTGGTCGTATAATAGTTCGTCCTTTTGTTGGTGATGAAAAAGGAAAATTTACAAGAACATTTAATAGACACGATTATGCTAATCAACCTGAACCAATGATTCTTAACAAATTACAAGATGCCGGAGTTGAAGTTATTGGTATTGGTAAAATAAATGACATTTTTGTTGGCCAAGGTATATCAAGATCAATTCATTCTGATGGTGATGCTGATGGAATGGATAAAGCTATCGAATTGGCTCAAGAAGATTCGGAAAATAAATTTGTATTTGTTAATTTAGTTCAATTTGATTCTCACTTTGGACATAGAAGAAATGTAGACGGTTTTGCCTCAAATATAGCAACTCTTGATGCTAAACTTGGTAAATTAATCCAAGTTATGAAGGAAGATGATTTATTAATTATGACAAGTGATCATGGAAATGATCCAGCATACCCTGGTTTTAACCATACACGTGAATTATTGCCATTAACTATTTATTCAAAATCATTTAAAGATCCAAGAGTTCTTAATGATGTTAAAGGTTTAGGAACATCAGGTAATATTGTTGCAAGAAACTGAGGAGTTCAAACTGTTGAACTAACTGGAGAAGACATCTTTGATAAATTAATCTAA
- the msrB gene encoding peptide-methionine (R)-S-oxide reductase MsrB, with amino-acid sequence MIKKIYLAGGCFWGIEAYFSRVNGVIDAESGYANGIDTNATYMNLKNSKHAETVKVTYDDNIITIEELLVHFFRLIHPDSKNKQGNDVGIQYRTGVYFENNSDEIFIEIIFNLVKKNYKEFYVELEKLKHFIPAEEYHQNYLEKNPNGYCHINLNVNYELTKKEIELVKKARKIASLDNLSYNVLTNSATEYPHTSELNNEYRKGIYIEKITGEVLFSSTSKFNSGCGWPSFSEPITKQSVKYLEDTSHKMLRTEVRSGEGNHHLGHVFNDGPKEMGGLRYCINGAALEFIPFDEMDIRGYGEYKKFVK; translated from the coding sequence ATGATTAAAAAAATTTATCTTGCTGGTGGCTGCTTTTGAGGAATTGAGGCATATTTTTCACGCGTAAATGGTGTTATTGATGCTGAAAGCGGATATGCTAATGGAATAGATACAAATGCAACATATATGAATTTAAAAAATTCTAAACATGCTGAAACTGTTAAAGTTACATATGATGATAACATCATTACAATTGAAGAATTACTTGTTCATTTTTTTAGATTAATACATCCCGATTCTAAAAACAAACAAGGCAACGATGTTGGCATACAATACAGAACTGGTGTTTATTTTGAAAATAATTCAGATGAAATATTTATAGAAATAATTTTTAATTTAGTTAAGAAAAATTACAAAGAATTTTATGTTGAATTAGAAAAATTAAAACACTTTATACCTGCAGAAGAATATCACCAAAATTATTTAGAAAAAAATCCAAATGGTTATTGTCATATCAATCTAAATGTAAATTATGAACTAACTAAAAAAGAAATTGAATTAGTTAAAAAAGCCCGTAAAATAGCCTCTTTGGATAATTTAAGTTACAATGTTTTAACTAATTCTGCTACCGAATATCCACACACATCAGAATTAAACAATGAATATAGAAAAGGTATTTATATTGAAAAAATTACTGGAGAAGTGCTATTTTCATCTACTTCAAAATTCAATTCAGGTTGTGGTTGACCAAGTTTTTCAGAACCAATCACTAAACAAAGTGTTAAATATCTAGAAGATACATCTCATAAAATGCTGAGAACTGAGGTGCGTTCTGGAGAAGGAAATCATCATTTAGGTCATGTTTTTAATGATGGACCTAAAGAAATGGGGGGCTTGCGCTATTGTATAAATGGAGCAGCTCTTGAATTTATACCATTTGATGAAATGGATATAAGAGGTTATGGTGAATATAAAAAATTTGTTAAATAA
- a CDS encoding MIP family Ig-specific serine endopeptidase, protein MRKKLALFVQLTTAFPLLLSSCSQKDKKADDKKIDDSKKTEKTPKERLETCLNELYSLFEKLLPNYKEQFKEQIESLKLHTKNKLSDEQYEFLIKKIEQIKKQFENILIVSNQSNIEGEEDGQDNLSNKKTILEYTTDLLDIYNTLLEKIINDQKYLRPIVNEIENILKSFDEADFGKSQEDLAYFMIKIYEYVKSDDEYNKFILEMSQKAAQLGNPLESILNLQDSVNNLKESSKKIKMTFEKWLNEANKKLNIYQPQPDNFPGFIPPNFPKSTNSHEYPSFASKFEKVDEKILYKEIFDRTFSVKFLTKLKNGDMLSNGSGTTWLLDYYKYKQGKKYKLFFATNLHVMSNLSNTLPEELNKKLNYVDPSGNQAIGIAIGKAKSSENISEPQVNNTAHSVAHKNNWAVNYYANSNDFVKYESNHTTKFSEAISAPKLVFAAFDFMNDEAVAKYNQKLIMEAKAIKESKIKNGNFESYKDAWDHFDKNQEVPFMVDFGVFEIDVDLDKADETLKKWLSDAINGLDRYLDRLNKTKELPNQDKNISKYMLTKDYISAFHNKDSSEKNLTNTWNIYVGGYPADNNNPVWARNNPIERYSATEKSYTRGAESNEKTFSFATNDAEAKVGEDVINFSIFDTYFNRVMASWYGFHYNIKFSSLYYGASGSLAYNEFGQMIGIYDSVNSNISPGNLLGYGGIAPFIQSDDIENAGGIVFAYNLIDGSNKDKFKKQKNHLEKI, encoded by the coding sequence ATGAGAAAAAAATTAGCTTTATTCGTGCAATTAACTACAGCATTCCCTTTATTGTTATCGAGTTGTAGTCAAAAAGATAAAAAAGCAGATGACAAAAAAATAGATGATTCAAAAAAAACTGAAAAAACTCCAAAAGAGCGCCTTGAAACTTGTTTAAATGAGTTATATAGTCTTTTTGAAAAGTTGCTGCCAAACTATAAAGAACAATTTAAAGAGCAAATTGAAAGTTTAAAATTACACACAAAAAATAAATTGTCAGATGAACAATATGAATTTTTAATAAAAAAAATAGAACAAATTAAAAAACAATTTGAGAATATCTTAATAGTAAGCAATCAAAGTAATATAGAAGGTGAAGAAGATGGCCAAGATAATTTATCAAATAAAAAAACAATTTTGGAATATACAACAGATTTACTAGATATTTACAATACTCTTTTAGAAAAGATTATTAATGATCAAAAATATTTAAGACCAATAGTTAACGAAATTGAAAATATATTAAAATCATTTGATGAAGCTGATTTTGGAAAGTCTCAAGAAGATCTTGCTTATTTTATGATTAAAATTTATGAATATGTAAAATCTGATGATGAATATAATAAATTTATTTTAGAAATGTCACAAAAGGCAGCACAATTAGGGAATCCATTAGAATCTATTTTAAATTTACAAGATTCTGTGAATAATCTTAAGGAATCTAGTAAAAAAATAAAGATGACTTTTGAAAAATGATTAAATGAAGCTAATAAAAAACTAAATATTTATCAACCTCAACCAGATAATTTTCCTGGATTTATACCCCCAAATTTTCCTAAAAGCACTAATTCACATGAATATCCATCATTTGCTTCTAAATTTGAAAAGGTAGATGAAAAGATATTATATAAAGAAATTTTTGATAGGACATTCTCAGTTAAATTTTTAACAAAATTAAAAAATGGAGACATGCTAAGTAATGGTTCAGGAACAACATGACTACTTGACTATTATAAGTATAAACAAGGCAAAAAATATAAATTGTTCTTTGCTACAAACTTACATGTAATGTCAAATTTAAGCAATACACTACCTGAAGAATTAAATAAAAAATTAAATTATGTAGATCCATCAGGCAATCAAGCAATTGGAATTGCAATAGGTAAAGCAAAATCATCAGAGAACATAAGCGAACCACAAGTAAATAATACTGCTCATTCTGTTGCGCATAAAAACAATTGAGCTGTAAATTATTATGCAAACTCTAATGATTTTGTTAAATATGAAAGTAATCACACAACTAAATTTTCAGAAGCTATATCAGCTCCAAAATTAGTATTTGCTGCTTTTGATTTTATGAATGATGAAGCAGTTGCAAAATATAATCAAAAATTAATTATGGAAGCAAAAGCAATAAAAGAATCTAAGATTAAAAATGGTAATTTTGAATCTTATAAAGATGCTTGAGATCATTTTGATAAAAATCAAGAAGTTCCTTTTATGGTAGATTTTGGAGTTTTTGAAATCGATGTTGATTTAGATAAAGCAGATGAAACTTTAAAAAAATGACTATCTGATGCAATAAATGGCTTAGATAGGTATCTTGATAGATTAAACAAAACAAAGGAATTGCCAAATCAAGATAAAAATATTTCAAAATATATGCTTACAAAAGATTATATTTCTGCATTCCATAACAAAGATTCAAGTGAAAAAAATCTAACTAATACATGAAATATTTATGTTGGTGGATATCCTGCCGATAATAATAATCCTGTTTGAGCTAGAAACAACCCAATTGAAAGATATTCAGCAACTGAAAAGTCTTATACTAGGGGTGCTGAATCAAATGAAAAAACATTTTCATTTGCAACCAACGATGCTGAAGCAAAAGTTGGCGAAGATGTTATTAATTTTTCAATCTTTGATACATACTTTAATAGGGTGATGGCATCATGATATGGTTTTCATTATAATATTAAGTTTTCATCCCTTTATTATGGGGCATCCGGTTCATTAGCTTATAATGAATTCGGACAAATGATTGGGATCTATGATTCTGTAAATTCTAATATTTCTCCTGGAAATTTATTAGGTTATGGAGGTATTGCACCATTTATTCAATCTGATGATATTGAAAATGCTGGCGGTATAGTTTTTGCATATAACCTTATAGATGGATCAAATAAAGATAAATTTAAGAAACAAAAAAATCATTTAGAGAAAATTTAA